In one Haloplanus salinus genomic region, the following are encoded:
- a CDS encoding HAD family hydrolase yields MSYEAVLFDNDGVLVEPIDRSVLRGATWEAFDALGVPDPDPDDVDRVSIGVTPDLLSTVCATYDLDPARFWRARDYHSSHAQRAELRAGRAALYDDFDAVRAIDAPRGIVSSNQQGTVEFMHDFFATRDLFATAYGREPTVRSLSRKKPDPYYLHRALADIDADAALFVGDSESDVRAARNAGLDAAFVRRPHRESYDLSVDPTYELDGLAALLDVDGVPVRGR; encoded by the coding sequence ATGAGCTACGAGGCGGTCCTCTTCGACAACGACGGCGTCCTCGTCGAACCGATCGACCGGTCGGTCCTCCGCGGGGCGACCTGGGAAGCCTTCGACGCCCTCGGCGTCCCCGACCCCGACCCCGACGACGTCGACCGCGTCTCGATCGGCGTCACCCCCGACCTGCTCTCGACGGTCTGTGCGACCTATGACCTCGATCCCGCGCGCTTCTGGCGCGCCCGCGACTACCACTCCTCGCACGCCCAGCGCGCCGAACTCCGCGCCGGCCGGGCCGCCCTCTACGACGACTTCGACGCGGTCCGTGCGATCGACGCCCCACGCGGTATCGTCAGTTCGAACCAGCAGGGAACCGTCGAGTTCATGCACGACTTCTTCGCGACTCGCGACCTTTTTGCCACCGCCTACGGGCGCGAGCCGACGGTCCGGAGCCTGTCACGGAAGAAACCGGACCCCTACTACCTCCACCGTGCGCTCGCCGACATCGACGCCGACGCCGCGCTGTTCGTCGGCGACAGCGAATCCGACGTGCGAGCGGCCCGGAACGCGGGCCTCGACGCCGCGTTCGTCCGCCGCCCTCACCGCGAGTCCTACGACCTCTCGGTCGATCCCACCTACGAACTCGACGGGCTGGCCGCCCTCCTCGACGTCGACGGCGTGCCGGTCCGCGGGCGGTAG
- the msrB gene encoding peptide-methionine (R)-S-oxide reductase MsrB, protein MSENERSLADLSDEEWRDRLTDDEYHILRERGTEPKFSGDYLDQKADGTYACAGCGTALFDADTKFDSGSGWPSFYDIVDGAVELETDTRHGMRRTEVLCATCGGHLGHVFEDGPEPTGKRYCINSVALDFDADA, encoded by the coding sequence ATGAGCGAGAACGAACGCTCCCTCGCGGACCTGTCGGACGAGGAGTGGCGCGACCGACTCACGGACGACGAGTATCACATCCTGCGAGAACGCGGCACCGAACCCAAGTTCAGCGGCGACTACCTCGATCAGAAGGCGGACGGTACCTACGCCTGTGCGGGGTGTGGGACCGCGCTCTTCGACGCCGACACCAAGTTCGACTCCGGGAGCGGCTGGCCGAGCTTCTACGATATCGTCGACGGGGCCGTCGAACTGGAGACCGACACCCGACACGGGATGCGCCGGACGGAGGTGCTGTGTGCGACGTGTGGCGGCCACCTCGGCCACGTCTTCGAGGACGGTCCCGAGCCGACTGGCAAGCGGTACTGTATCAACTCCGTCGCGCTCGATTTCGACGCCGACGCCTAA
- a CDS encoding DUF7385 family protein — protein sequence MAERLDLSEGFDVHDYRAGLKLHTQDGASMYLENREGYECPACGRPFARLFVSSDDRVTFGNPPDAPFCLARTAERLLLLTHENRKG from the coding sequence ATGGCCGAGCGTCTCGATCTCTCGGAGGGCTTCGACGTCCACGACTACCGCGCGGGGCTGAAACTCCACACACAGGACGGCGCGTCGATGTATCTGGAGAACCGGGAGGGGTACGAGTGTCCCGCCTGCGGGCGGCCGTTCGCTCGCCTGTTCGTCTCGTCCGACGATCGGGTGACGTTCGGCAACCCGCCCGACGCGCCGTTCTGTCTCGCGCGGACGGCGGAGCGGCTGCTCCTCCTGACACACGAGAACCGAAAAGGGTGA
- a CDS encoding universal stress protein, which yields MYEDILLPTDGSESMDAVMEHAADIAARRSATVHALYVIDDRSFLTLQEEMQGDVVDGLRAEGETATTGVASRLEAEGVTVRTAIRQGNPADEVLAYADEAGIDLVVMGTHGADYERNMLGSVSQKVVTMSDVPVLTVNIGGD from the coding sequence ATGTACGAGGACATCCTGCTCCCGACGGACGGGAGCGAGTCGATGGACGCGGTGATGGAGCACGCGGCCGACATCGCCGCGCGCCGGTCGGCCACCGTCCACGCCCTGTACGTGATCGACGACCGCTCGTTCCTGACGCTCCAAGAGGAGATGCAAGGCGACGTGGTCGACGGCCTCCGGGCCGAGGGGGAGACGGCGACCACCGGGGTGGCGAGCCGACTCGAAGCCGAGGGCGTCACGGTCCGGACGGCGATCAGGCAGGGCAATCCCGCCGACGAGGTGCTCGCCTACGCCGACGAGGCGGGGATCGACCTCGTCGTCATGGGCACCCACGGCGCCGACTACGAGCGGAACATGCTCGGGAGCGTCTCACAGAAGGTCGTCACGATGTCCGACGTGCCGGTGTTGACGGTCAATATCGGCGGCGATTAG